In Francisella hispaniensis FSC454, a genomic segment contains:
- a CDS encoding RCC1 domain-containing protein — MLSLWCNAFASYTFTQTFFSSYDHSVENNFAYKNDDYRDDAKIEKYNQKFSKDDSDNYNCSFDSSGQIRCGDYKIKNPKYEDKDVAKKIKANFKKLQDVKNISKGDDFNCALDDKDDVYCWGSNKRGQLGSETDKTKIKKPLRVDIDSKINFKKVYTKAHYACALDENGYAYCWGDGSNGEVGNGEKGHFTTPQKVKTDIQFIRLSMARTYTCGVAKQTNQVYCWGKSKKGQANLDSAVPVKI, encoded by the coding sequence TTGCTATCACTGTGGTGCAATGCTTTTGCAAGCTATACATTTACACAGACATTTTTTAGTTCTTATGATCATTCAGTAGAGAATAATTTTGCCTATAAAAATGATGATTATCGTGATGATGCCAAAATAGAGAAGTATAATCAAAAATTTAGCAAAGATGACTCGGATAATTATAATTGTTCTTTTGATAGTTCTGGTCAAATAAGATGTGGTGATTACAAAATCAAAAATCCTAAATATGAAGATAAAGATGTAGCTAAAAAAATCAAAGCAAATTTTAAAAAACTTCAAGATGTTAAAAATATTAGTAAAGGTGATGATTTTAATTGTGCTCTAGATGATAAAGATGATGTATATTGCTGGGGTAGCAATAAAAGAGGTCAGCTAGGTAGTGAGACTGATAAGACTAAAATCAAAAAACCTTTAAGAGTTGATATTGATAGTAAAATTAACTTTAAAAAAGTATATACAAAAGCTCACTATGCTTGTGCTTTAGATGAAAATGGCTACGCGTATTGTTGGGGTGATGGTAGTAACGGTGAGGTTGGCAATGGTGAGAAAGGACATTTCACAACACCACAAAAAGTCAAGACAGATATTCAATTTATTAGACTAAGTATGGCTAGAACCTACACTTGCGGTGTAGCTAAACAAACCAACCAAGTCTACTGCTGGGGTAAAAGTAAAAAGGGTCAGGCTAATCTTGACTCTGCAGTACCTGTTAAGATATAA
- a CDS encoding YqeG family HAD IIIA-type phosphatase, producing MLQRGLYTLKQMFKHRKKLCRLSQGYQIDSIVNLSTKLLRQQGINYLALDFDGVLASHGKSEMHPEVMIWLKDFVTEFPQERIFILSNKPTEARLKYFKVNFPKIRFIAGVAKKPYPDGLNKIIQVVGCQAKELALVDDRLLTGCLACLIAGCYPILVTKPYIDTDNYTKEEKFFKFLRYIEQKIFL from the coding sequence ATGTTACAGCGTGGATTGTATACCTTGAAACAGATGTTTAAACATCGTAAAAAACTTTGCCGATTATCACAAGGATACCAGATTGATAGTATTGTAAACCTATCGACCAAGTTATTAAGGCAACAAGGAATTAATTATTTAGCATTAGACTTTGATGGTGTTTTAGCAAGTCATGGCAAGTCTGAAATGCATCCTGAGGTTATGATTTGGCTTAAGGATTTTGTTACTGAATTTCCCCAAGAGAGAATATTTATCCTCTCAAATAAACCAACTGAAGCTAGACTTAAGTATTTTAAGGTTAATTTTCCTAAGATTAGGTTTATTGCTGGGGTCGCAAAAAAACCATATCCAGATGGACTTAATAAAATCATCCAAGTAGTAGGTTGCCAAGCAAAAGAGTTAGCTCTTGTTGATGATAGATTGCTTACAGGCTGTCTAGCATGTTTAATTGCTGGTTGCTATCCAATACTTGTTACTAAGCCCTATATAGATACAGATAACTATACTAAAGAGGAAAAATTCTTTAAATTTTTGCGTTATATTGAGCAAAAGATCTTTCTATGA
- the rsmI gene encoding 16S rRNA (cytidine(1402)-2'-O)-methyltransferase: MNNLEKATLYVVATPIGNLEDITYRALNVLSNADVILAEDTRVTAKLLANLNIRNNQKLVSCHDFNEESRVQYVKELLDAAKTIALVSDAGTPLISDPGYKIVANLRKENYKVVPVPGVSALITALSAAGMPSDSFIFKGFLSAKQNKRQQQIREFQQINTTVILYESVHRINYLLEDFLELLPNTNIVVAKELTKQFENFVFGSVQQVYDYFQANQDTLRGEFVVIIDCNFDSNLNDSDNLKIDIDELLKDLLDEMPLNKAVKLVTKITRAKKNFVYEKALKLKDASLP; this comes from the coding sequence GTGAATAATTTGGAAAAAGCAACCCTTTATGTTGTTGCTACACCTATAGGTAATTTAGAGGATATCACTTATCGAGCACTAAATGTTCTAAGTAATGCTGATGTAATTCTAGCAGAAGATACCCGTGTCACAGCAAAGCTTCTAGCAAACCTTAATATCCGTAATAATCAAAAGTTAGTTTCTTGCCATGATTTTAATGAAGAGTCGCGTGTACAATATGTTAAAGAACTTCTCGATGCAGCTAAAACTATTGCTTTAGTAAGTGATGCAGGAACACCATTGATTTCTGATCCTGGCTATAAGATAGTAGCAAACTTGCGTAAAGAAAATTACAAAGTCGTGCCAGTACCTGGAGTAAGCGCATTAATTACTGCTTTATCAGCGGCAGGGATGCCTTCGGATAGTTTTATTTTTAAAGGTTTTTTATCAGCTAAGCAAAACAAAAGACAACAGCAGATTCGTGAGTTTCAACAAATAAATACCACAGTAATCTTATATGAGTCAGTACATAGGATAAATTATCTTTTAGAAGATTTTTTAGAGCTTCTGCCTAATACTAATATTGTTGTAGCAAAAGAGCTTACCAAACAATTTGAGAACTTCGTCTTTGGTTCAGTGCAACAGGTTTATGATTATTTTCAAGCCAATCAAGATACTCTTAGAGGCGAATTTGTGGTAATTATTGACTGTAATTTTGACAGTAATCTAAATGATAGTGATAATCTGAAAATAGACATCGATGAACTTCTAAAAGATCTGCTTGATGAGATGCCGCTTAATAAAGCTGTAAAATTAGTTACAAAAATTACTCGAGCTAAGAAGAACTTTGTTTATGAAAAAGCATTAAAGCTTAAAGACGCTAGTTTACCTTAA
- a CDS encoding DEAD/DEAH box helicase, translating to MIQDSKQFLTNSKKTKILDEIINQFENCEEFIISVAFITFSGIVCILEVLRQLKTKGIKGKILTGCYLNFTEPKALEKLLEFDNIELKVLNNENFHAKGFFFRNKDSWQIILGSSNLTQSALTINNEWNLLFKTTLNDVTTQQILAEFDYLFSKAKYPRDILDEYIQVYQRTSRFVNIGIDRISSIIKPNKIQYEALESLQQLRDGGKNKALIISATGTGKTFLSAFDVARVKPKRCLFIVHRTNIAIKAKETFAKVIGDKTLGLYTGDNKTSAEYLFATVQTLKNPKVLTNFKSQEFEYIIIDEVHHAEAQSYKKVLAHFEPKFLLGMTATPERSDTADIFKLFDYNIAYEIRLHQALEQDLLCPFHYFAVEDLYLESEEILAKNFAKLVSDARVEHIVEKINFYGYSGQSRAALMFVSNVDEAKELAAKLSDKGIKAKALSSQDSEQIRQTTIAQLESGELEIIVTVDIFNEGVDIPCINQIILLRPTQSAIVYIQQLGRGLRKYKNKKFVMILDFIANYTNNFLIAIALSGDNSYDKDELKKFVVSPNNYLAGKSTISFSSIAKEIIYRNIQKTNFSQLKNIKRDYVQLKKELGRIPSLVDFQWYNFISPEVILSTKDTYYDILKAFKEDIINLDIRQYNILKFLSKEFTPAKRLYEILILEELLKFNSMTISELETSVRASLVDFEEASFTNALLHLSLQIFTINAGRQGYEPLISINALKVRLLVADLIVENSFLYNQIIDLIAYNKLIYAKKYRKNKSHGLVMYAKYTKKEIAHVLNQDYTNGGVNLAGYRAFGNKALLFMTFDEYKKFGIYDNKFISQQVFSYYSKTAKTLDDPLEKALAENSYQSYVFARINKHDSYFFLGLISKCLEAKELNTSKKLVSYIFELQNPIPKEIWQYFTTIYKNKN from the coding sequence ATGATTCAAGATTCTAAACAATTTCTGACAAATTCTAAAAAAACAAAGATATTAGATGAGATTATTAATCAGTTTGAGAATTGTGAAGAATTTATCATAAGTGTTGCCTTTATTACTTTTAGTGGTATTGTATGTATCTTAGAGGTATTACGTCAGCTAAAAACTAAAGGAATAAAAGGTAAAATTCTTACAGGCTGTTATTTAAATTTTACCGAGCCAAAAGCGCTTGAGAAACTCCTCGAGTTTGATAATATTGAGTTAAAAGTTCTTAATAATGAAAACTTTCATGCTAAGGGTTTCTTTTTTCGTAATAAAGATAGTTGGCAAATAATTCTAGGTAGCTCAAATCTAACTCAATCGGCTCTTACAATTAATAATGAGTGGAATTTGCTTTTTAAGACAACTTTGAATGATGTGACTACACAGCAAATTCTTGCAGAGTTTGATTATCTTTTTTCTAAAGCAAAATATCCTAGAGATATCTTAGATGAGTATATTCAGGTATACCAGCGTACTAGTAGGTTTGTTAACATAGGGATTGATCGTATAAGCTCTATAATAAAGCCAAATAAAATTCAATATGAAGCACTTGAAAGTTTACAGCAGCTAAGAGATGGTGGCAAAAACAAGGCCTTAATAATAAGTGCTACTGGTACGGGTAAGACTTTTTTAAGTGCTTTTGATGTTGCAAGAGTTAAGCCAAAAAGATGTTTATTTATAGTGCATCGTACAAATATTGCTATAAAAGCAAAAGAGACTTTTGCTAAAGTTATTGGTGATAAAACTTTAGGTCTATATACAGGAGATAATAAAACTTCAGCAGAGTATTTATTTGCCACAGTACAAACACTTAAAAATCCAAAAGTTTTGACTAATTTTAAAAGCCAAGAATTTGAGTACATAATCATTGATGAAGTTCATCATGCCGAAGCTCAAAGCTACAAAAAAGTTTTGGCACACTTTGAACCAAAATTTTTGCTTGGAATGACAGCGACTCCAGAGCGAAGTGATACTGCTGATATATTTAAACTATTTGATTACAATATCGCTTATGAAATTAGACTTCATCAAGCCCTAGAGCAAGATTTATTATGTCCATTTCATTATTTTGCTGTTGAAGATTTGTATCTTGAGTCCGAAGAGATTTTAGCTAAAAATTTCGCTAAGTTAGTGAGTGATGCACGTGTTGAGCATATCGTCGAAAAGATCAACTTTTATGGTTATAGTGGTCAATCTAGGGCGGCATTAATGTTTGTCAGTAATGTGGATGAGGCAAAAGAGCTTGCTGCCAAGCTTAGTGATAAAGGTATAAAGGCTAAAGCTTTATCAAGTCAAGATTCTGAGCAAATACGCCAAACAACTATAGCACAGCTTGAGAGCGGCGAACTTGAGATTATTGTGACAGTTGATATCTTTAATGAAGGGGTTGATATCCCATGTATTAACCAAATTATCCTTTTAAGACCTACCCAAAGTGCTATAGTTTATATCCAACAGCTAGGAAGAGGCTTACGTAAATATAAGAATAAGAAATTTGTTATGATCCTTGATTTTATTGCAAACTATACAAATAATTTTCTTATTGCTATAGCTTTAAGTGGTGATAATAGTTATGATAAAGATGAGCTTAAAAAGTTTGTTGTATCTCCAAATAATTACCTAGCTGGCAAAAGTACCATTAGTTTTAGTAGTATTGCTAAAGAGATTATTTATAGGAATATCCAAAAAACAAATTTTTCACAGTTAAAAAATATCAAAAGAGACTATGTTCAACTTAAAAAAGAGCTGGGTAGAATTCCAAGCTTGGTCGATTTTCAGTGGTATAACTTTATCTCTCCAGAAGTTATTTTATCTACCAAGGATACTTACTATGATATTTTAAAAGCTTTTAAAGAAGACATTATTAATTTAGATATACGCCAGTATAATATCTTGAAGTTTCTCTCAAAAGAATTTACTCCAGCGAAAAGACTTTATGAAATATTGATATTAGAAGAGCTTTTAAAATTTAATTCTATGACTATATCTGAGCTTGAAACTTCAGTAAGAGCTAGTTTAGTTGACTTTGAAGAAGCTAGTTTTACTAATGCTTTATTACACCTTTCTTTACAGATATTTACTATTAACGCAGGTAGACAGGGTTATGAGCCATTAATATCCATTAATGCTCTAAAGGTTAGACTTTTGGTTGCTGATTTGATAGTCGAGAATAGCTTTTTGTACAATCAAATTATTGATTTAATAGCTTACAATAAGCTGATTTATGCTAAAAAATATCGTAAAAATAAATCTCATGGATTAGTAATGTATGCAAAATATACTAAAAAGGAAATTGCTCATGTGCTTAACCAAGATTATACAAATGGAGGCGTAAACCTTGCAGGATATAGAGCCTTTGGTAACAAAGCACTCTTATTTATGACATTTGATGAGTATAAAAAATTTGGTATATATGATAATAAATTTATCTCACAACAGGTTTTCTCATATTATTCTAAAACTGCAAAAACCCTTGATGATCCCTTAGAAAAAGCACTTGCTGAAAATAGCTATCAAAGCTATGTTTTTGCTAGAATAAATAAGCATGATAGTTATTTTTTTCTAGGTTTGATATCTAAATGTTTAGAAGCTAAAGAACTAAATACTAGCAAAAAACTTGTCAGCTATATTTTTGAGTTACAAAATCCAATTCCTAAAGAAATCTGGCAGTATTTTACAACAATCTATAAAAATAAAAATTGA
- the murC gene encoding UDP-N-acetylmuramate--L-alanine ligase, which produces MNKKILFLGVGGIGVSALAIAAKRLGADVAGYDSIPNKLTAKLQTLGIAIFTSPSGVDVANYDIVVYSSAILNNHPLLSQARTLGIQCLQRAMFLAVLMKDFSYSLAVTGTHGKTTTSSILATLLCELDKHSSFVVGGVVKHVDSNIQVNGTDKLVIEADESDASFLYLSPQVAIVTNIDLDHMATYKNSYQNLLENFANFISKESVKSIYLCADDQGCRDLLAKYTLTDKNITSYGFSNDADVQIYDYHIADEITHFKIIYKGDELSFKLQLPGRYNVQNATACIIACLDLGFKYEDINNALITVAGVARRFDIYTKIISGYQVTVIDDYGHHPVEVANSLSAVRDRYPNKKIIHVFQPHRYTRNRDLIKDWPKALALADQLILLPTYSAGEQVIKGAESQDIAKGLSQYLLADSFDHAIYFLEELANDDTVVLVQGAGDITNLVEMLGE; this is translated from the coding sequence TTGAATAAAAAAATATTATTTCTTGGAGTTGGTGGCATAGGAGTATCAGCTTTAGCTATTGCAGCTAAAAGGCTTGGTGCTGATGTTGCTGGTTATGACAGTATTCCAAATAAACTAACAGCAAAACTCCAAACTTTAGGAATAGCAATATTTACTAGCCCTAGTGGTGTTGATGTTGCAAATTATGATATTGTTGTATATTCAAGTGCTATACTTAATAATCATCCGCTGTTATCACAAGCTCGAACTTTAGGGATACAGTGCTTGCAAAGAGCGATGTTTCTAGCGGTTTTAATGAAAGACTTTAGTTATAGTCTTGCGGTTACTGGTACACATGGTAAAACAACTACCTCAAGTATTTTGGCGACATTGCTCTGTGAGTTAGATAAGCATAGTAGTTTTGTTGTTGGTGGTGTTGTCAAACATGTAGATTCGAATATACAAGTTAACGGGACTGATAAATTAGTTATCGAAGCTGATGAAAGTGATGCTTCATTTCTCTATCTGAGCCCACAGGTTGCTATAGTCACTAATATTGATTTAGATCATATGGCAACTTATAAAAATAGTTATCAAAACTTACTTGAAAACTTTGCAAATTTTATTAGTAAAGAAAGTGTAAAGAGTATTTATCTATGTGCTGATGATCAAGGTTGTAGAGATTTACTAGCTAAATATACTCTGACAGACAAAAATATTACATCCTATGGTTTTTCTAATGATGCTGATGTACAAATATATGATTATCATATTGCTGATGAAATTACTCATTTTAAAATTATTTATAAAGGTGATGAGTTAAGTTTTAAGCTTCAGCTACCAGGTAGATATAATGTCCAAAATGCGACAGCTTGTATTATCGCCTGTCTTGATTTAGGGTTTAAATATGAAGATATTAACAATGCACTAATTACAGTTGCTGGGGTAGCAAGACGATTTGATATCTATACGAAGATAATTTCGGGATATCAAGTGACAGTTATTGATGATTATGGACATCATCCTGTTGAGGTTGCTAATAGTCTAAGCGCAGTTAGAGATAGATATCCAAATAAGAAGATTATTCATGTTTTTCAGCCACATCGATACACGCGCAACAGAGATTTGATAAAAGATTGGCCAAAGGCTCTTGCGCTGGCAGATCAACTTATTCTATTACCGACATACTCTGCAGGTGAGCAAGTTATAAAAGGAGCAGAGAGTCAAGATATTGCTAAAGGATTATCTCAGTATCTACTTGCTGATAGTTTTGATCATGCAATATATTTTTTAGAAGAGCTTGCTAATGATGATACGGTTGTATTGGTTCAAGGTGCCGGAGATATTACAAACTTAGTGGAGATGTTGGGTGAATAA